The Buttiauxella selenatireducens genome has a window encoding:
- the rsmJ gene encoding 16S rRNA (guanine(1516)-N(2))-methyltransferase RsmJ, which translates to MKICLITETGADSGALSILSERWGLEHDDESLMALVLTPEHLELRKRDEPKLGGIFVDFVSGAMAHRRKFGGGRGEAVAKAVGIKSGYLPNVVDATAGLGRDAFVLASVGCRVRMLERNPVVAALLDDGLRRGYQDAEIGCWLQERLQLIHASSLTALSDITPRPEVVYLDPMFPHKQKSALVKKEMRVFQSLVGPDEDADGLLAPAQKLATKRVVVKRPDYAPPLAGVETHNAVVTKGHRFDIYPGTAE; encoded by the coding sequence GTGAAAATCTGCCTGATAACTGAAACAGGCGCCGATTCCGGCGCCTTATCTATTTTGAGTGAACGCTGGGGACTTGAGCACGATGACGAGTCCCTGATGGCGCTGGTCTTAACACCGGAACACCTTGAGCTGCGTAAACGCGATGAGCCAAAACTGGGTGGCATCTTTGTCGATTTTGTCTCAGGAGCCATGGCGCATCGCCGCAAGTTTGGCGGTGGGCGCGGCGAAGCAGTAGCAAAAGCGGTGGGTATTAAGAGCGGGTATCTGCCCAATGTGGTGGATGCGACGGCGGGATTGGGACGCGATGCGTTTGTGCTGGCCTCTGTGGGGTGCCGGGTGCGAATGTTAGAGCGTAATCCTGTGGTCGCCGCGTTGCTGGATGATGGCTTGCGTCGTGGTTATCAGGACGCCGAAATCGGCTGCTGGTTGCAGGAGCGTTTGCAACTGATCCACGCCTCGAGCCTGACGGCATTAAGCGATATTACCCCGCGCCCGGAAGTGGTCTATCTCGATCCAATGTTCCCGCATAAGCAGAAAAGCGCGCTGGTGAAGAAGGAGATGCGAGTGTTCCAGTCGCTGGTTGGGCCGGACGAAGATGCAGATGGTTTGCTTGCGCCTGCTCAGAAGCTTGCAACAAAACGCGTAGTGGTGAAGCGTCCGGATTACGCACCGCCACTGGCAGG